A stretch of Spirosoma oryzicola DNA encodes these proteins:
- a CDS encoding alpha-E domain-containing protein, translated as MLSRVANSVYWMHRYIERAENYARFMSVNFNLALDLPPNVNQQWEPLLIATADNFLFDKHYDQPTRENVIHFMTFDKRNPNSIVACLSNARENARTIREVISKEMWEHLNQFYLKMRDTSPKQQWGEVQTQNFFTDIRNDTQLFYGIIDATITRNEAWHFGRLGRFLERADKTSRFLDVKYFTLLPEVEAVGSTLDLMIWSAVLKSVSAYNMHRQQYRSLTPSSIVEFLILDKMFPRAVAHCIRQAELSLYEIAGNTISNGFGNSAERTLSKLRADIEFTETSDIFKAGLHQYLDSFQTRTNEIGTAIFETYFDLKPVEV; from the coding sequence ATGCTGAGCCGCGTCGCCAATTCTGTTTACTGGATGCACCGCTATATCGAACGGGCCGAAAACTATGCCCGTTTTATGAGTGTAAACTTCAACCTGGCGCTCGACCTGCCGCCCAACGTCAACCAGCAATGGGAGCCACTACTTATTGCTACGGCTGATAACTTCCTGTTCGACAAGCACTACGACCAGCCGACGCGTGAGAATGTCATTCACTTTATGACCTTCGACAAGCGCAATCCCAACTCGATTGTGGCGTGCCTGAGCAACGCTCGCGAAAATGCTCGTACTATCCGCGAGGTCATTTCCAAGGAGATGTGGGAGCACCTGAACCAGTTTTATCTGAAAATGCGTGACACGTCTCCCAAGCAGCAGTGGGGTGAGGTGCAGACGCAAAATTTTTTTACGGACATCCGTAACGATACGCAGCTATTTTACGGCATTATCGATGCGACGATTACCCGCAACGAAGCCTGGCATTTTGGACGCCTAGGACGGTTTCTGGAACGGGCCGATAAAACTTCGCGCTTTCTGGATGTAAAATACTTTACGCTTTTGCCCGAAGTCGAAGCGGTAGGCTCTACGCTTGATCTGATGATCTGGTCTGCGGTATTGAAATCAGTAAGTGCCTACAATATGCACCGCCAGCAGTATCGTTCGCTGACACCGTCCAGCATTGTCGAATTCCTGATTCTGGACAAGATGTTTCCGCGCGCTGTGGCTCACTGCATCCGACAGGCTGAATTGTCGCTCTACGAAATTGCGGGCAATACCATTTCGAACGGTTTTGGTAATTCGGCCGAACGAACGCTCTCCAAGCTCCGGGCCGACATTGAATTTACCGAGACATCGGATATTTTCAAGGCAGGATTGCACCAGTATCTCGACAGTTTTCAGACGCGTACGAATGAGATCGGTACTGCGATTTTTGAAACCTATTTCGATCTGAAACCGGTGGAGGTATAA
- a CDS encoding NIPSNAP family protein, translating to MMSKLYFFLLLSVVSATATLAKTNPTKPSSKFYEVRIYYPTPGKYAEIVDRFRQYTTRIFEKHGMENIGYWTPTDTSRKELIYILAYPSREARDASWKAFGSDPEWKAVVAKTEANGKLVDHVDQIFMTESDFSPKIKTAQKSPARMFELRTYTPAPDKLDALLTRFRDHTMKLFSKHGMTNIGYWITQEKDGGQPKLLYILAHPSETEGKAHFDEFRKDPTWVKAKGESEKNGPLTTKVESVYMTPTDYSPIK from the coding sequence ATTATGTCTAAATTGTATTTTTTCCTCCTGTTAAGTGTAGTGTCCGCTACCGCAACGTTAGCCAAAACAAATCCGACCAAACCTAGCTCCAAGTTCTACGAAGTCAGGATTTATTACCCAACACCGGGCAAGTATGCCGAGATCGTTGATCGTTTCCGGCAGTATACAACCCGAATATTTGAGAAGCACGGTATGGAAAATATCGGTTACTGGACCCCAACCGATACATCCCGCAAAGAACTGATTTACATACTGGCTTATCCCAGCCGTGAAGCGCGCGATGCATCCTGGAAAGCGTTTGGTAGCGACCCGGAGTGGAAAGCCGTAGTAGCCAAGACCGAAGCGAACGGCAAACTGGTCGATCATGTCGATCAGATCTTCATGACGGAATCGGATTTCTCGCCCAAGATCAAAACGGCCCAAAAATCACCCGCCCGTATGTTCGAACTGCGGACGTATACACCAGCACCCGATAAACTGGATGCGCTCCTGACACGCTTCCGCGATCATACAATGAAGCTTTTTAGCAAGCACGGCATGACGAATATTGGTTACTGGATCACGCAGGAGAAAGACGGTGGTCAGCCTAAACTGCTTTACATCCTGGCCCACCCCAGCGAAACCGAGGGCAAAGCGCATTTCGATGAGTTCCGCAAAGATCCGACCTGGGTTAAAGCCAAGGGAGAGTCAGAAAAGAACGGCCCATTGACCACAAAAGTCGAATCGGTCTATATGACACCAACGGATTATTCGCCCATTAAATAG
- a CDS encoding thioredoxin family protein, whose product MQILVKKKDVHLRLSRLVMSVLFAVFLHHYAACKPVSLDPPAGIAFFKGPWKDILAEAQRQNKPIFLDVYTSWCPPCKRMAREAFPDPELGTKFNVHFINYQLDAEKGEGVLIAKQYAVSSYPTGLYIAPNGSLVHRSVGYGGIKAMIDLADHVLAFPQLKATVAKGDKDFAKGKREPAFLKKYLKARQELNRPVSDVLDAYLNAVPASERNSPETILFIAQQIESSTTTAFDYLIKTRYGLLAEDVASAVSEALNRALSNDLNRAFATNDETLLEKAIANEGRNVAFTHPDQLTSYQQETANLYRLHLLKKTKNFGRYATIARPLVQNRFMNLSVDEWHKVDSVVTTPGTSAQSTVQFLESDTLAAASDDARQNDPARRAANILRQIADTYWQQATSAADRELALTWAQRSVALYRSPAGLATCAHLLKKLGRTEEAISIQKEAIQEATKAGKDTKIYEAGLSNITQNRN is encoded by the coding sequence ATGCAGATTTTAGTAAAAAAGAAGGACGTGCATTTACGCCTGTCACGCTTGGTGATGAGCGTACTTTTCGCGGTATTCCTTCACCACTATGCAGCGTGCAAACCCGTTTCGCTTGATCCTCCAGCGGGTATTGCCTTTTTTAAAGGCCCCTGGAAGGACATACTGGCCGAAGCGCAGCGGCAGAACAAACCTATATTCCTGGACGTGTATACCAGTTGGTGCCCTCCCTGCAAACGAATGGCTCGCGAAGCATTTCCCGATCCAGAGCTAGGAACAAAGTTCAACGTACATTTTATCAACTACCAGCTCGACGCCGAAAAAGGCGAGGGCGTGCTAATTGCTAAACAATACGCTGTATCCAGTTATCCGACCGGACTTTATATCGCCCCGAATGGTAGCTTAGTGCATCGATCCGTCGGCTACGGGGGTATCAAGGCGATGATTGACCTGGCTGATCATGTGCTTGCCTTTCCTCAACTAAAGGCAACCGTAGCGAAGGGCGATAAAGATTTCGCAAAGGGCAAACGAGAGCCAGCCTTTCTGAAAAAGTATCTAAAAGCGCGTCAGGAGCTTAACCGACCTGTCTCGGACGTGTTGGATGCTTACCTGAATGCCGTACCAGCGTCGGAACGCAACAGCCCCGAAACCATATTGTTTATTGCTCAACAAATCGAATCTTCGACTACAACCGCCTTTGACTACCTGATAAAAACGCGCTACGGTCTGCTTGCCGAGGATGTAGCGAGTGCGGTCTCCGAAGCATTGAACCGAGCACTTAGCAATGATCTCAATCGGGCGTTTGCAACCAATGATGAGACCCTTCTCGAAAAAGCAATTGCAAACGAAGGTCGAAACGTCGCTTTTACCCATCCGGACCAGTTAACTAGTTACCAACAGGAAACCGCCAATCTGTATCGATTACACCTGTTGAAAAAAACAAAAAACTTTGGACGCTATGCTACTATTGCCCGACCCCTGGTTCAGAACCGGTTCATGAACTTATCAGTGGATGAATGGCACAAAGTCGATTCGGTCGTGACTACGCCCGGAACAAGCGCTCAATCTACTGTTCAATTCCTGGAAAGTGATACGCTAGCCGCTGCTTCGGACGATGCGCGTCAAAACGATCCGGCGCGCAGAGCGGCTAACATCCTCCGGCAAATTGCTGATACCTACTGGCAACAGGCAACGTCCGCAGCCGACCGGGAACTTGCTCTAACCTGGGCTCAGCGATCGGTTGCTTTATACCGCAGTCCCGCAGGTCTGGCTACCTGCGCTCATCTCTTAAAAAAACTCGGACGTACGGAAGAAGCGATCAGCATTCAGAAAGAAGCCATTCAGGAAGCCACAAAAGCAGGTAAGGACACAAAAATCTACGAGGCAGGCCTAAGCAATATAACGCAAAACCGAAATTAA
- a CDS encoding ABC transporter ATP-binding protein, translating to MAKKVNSHANSTDTKEQISWRERFAALGNLPAFFRLVWETSPGLFLGNAALRLIRAAIPAATLYVGKLIVDQVVILSRQPGGAGADDTNYLWWLVAAEFGLAILSTALGRAVSLLDGLLGDLFTNKISIRLMEHAATLDLEQFEDATFYDKLERARRQTSGRTVLLSGVFGQVQELISIGFLAAGLAVYNPWLLLLILVAVTPSFIGDNYFNQRSYSLSRSWTPERRELDYIRYIGASDETAKEVKIFGLSGFLIDRFRSLSWEYFRKNRALSISRASWGTVLTALGTAGYYGAYVWIVMRAVSGQISLGDLTFLAGSFRQVRGSLEGILLQFSSLTQEAIYLQDLFDYFAIQPLIHSPGKARPFPNPIREGFVFENVGFKYTNSERWALRNLSFTLHAGEKLALVGENGAGKTTLVKLLARLYDPAEGRILLDGYDLREYDLTALRQNIGVIFQDYTRFKMSAGVNIAVGDIDERTNQPRIETSAQRSLADTVIAKLAGGYDQQLGRSFNKGVELSGGEWQKVALGRAYMRDAQLVILDEPTAALDARAEYEVFQRFAKLTEGRSSVIISHRFSTVRMADRILVLENGTLLEIGSHYELLEKDGRYAELFGLQARGYQ from the coding sequence ATGGCAAAAAAGGTAAATTCACATGCTAACTCCACTGATACTAAGGAACAAATAAGCTGGCGCGAACGCTTTGCCGCCCTCGGTAATCTGCCCGCTTTTTTTCGTTTGGTGTGGGAAACGTCGCCAGGTCTGTTTTTAGGGAACGCAGCATTGCGTTTGATTCGGGCGGCTATTCCAGCCGCTACGCTTTACGTTGGTAAATTAATTGTTGATCAGGTTGTTATCCTGTCCAGACAGCCGGGCGGGGCAGGTGCCGATGATACAAACTATCTCTGGTGGCTCGTAGCCGCCGAGTTTGGGCTGGCCATTCTGTCGACGGCGCTGGGGCGGGCCGTGTCGTTGCTGGACGGATTGCTGGGCGATTTGTTCACCAATAAGATTTCCATTCGGTTGATGGAACACGCGGCCACGCTTGATCTGGAGCAGTTTGAAGACGCTACGTTTTACGACAAACTGGAGCGGGCTCGCCGACAGACATCGGGCCGGACGGTACTGCTATCGGGCGTATTCGGGCAGGTGCAGGAGTTGATCTCGATTGGCTTTCTGGCGGCTGGTCTGGCTGTTTACAATCCCTGGCTGTTACTGTTGATTCTGGTTGCGGTGACGCCTTCGTTTATTGGTGACAACTACTTTAATCAGCGTAGTTACTCTCTGTCGCGGTCGTGGACACCCGAACGGCGCGAGCTCGATTACATACGCTACATCGGCGCGAGTGACGAGACAGCGAAAGAAGTTAAGATCTTCGGACTCTCAGGCTTTTTGATTGATCGCTTTCGGAGCCTTTCGTGGGAGTATTTTCGTAAGAATCGGGCATTATCCATTAGCCGGGCGAGTTGGGGAACTGTCCTGACCGCGCTTGGTACGGCGGGCTATTACGGAGCCTACGTCTGGATTGTTATGCGGGCGGTGAGCGGACAAATCTCGTTGGGTGATCTTACATTTCTGGCGGGTTCGTTCCGGCAGGTGCGTGGGTCGCTGGAAGGTATTTTGCTTCAGTTCAGTAGTCTAACGCAGGAAGCGATCTACCTGCAAGATCTGTTTGATTACTTCGCTATCCAACCCCTGATTCATTCGCCCGGTAAAGCACGGCCCTTTCCAAATCCCATCCGCGAAGGGTTCGTTTTCGAAAACGTCGGGTTCAAATACACAAACTCCGAACGGTGGGCGTTGCGTAACCTGTCTTTTACGCTTCATGCGGGTGAAAAACTGGCGCTCGTGGGTGAGAACGGTGCGGGTAAAACCACACTTGTTAAACTGCTGGCTCGGCTCTATGACCCCGCCGAAGGACGGATTTTACTCGACGGTTACGATCTGCGGGAGTACGATCTGACGGCGCTTCGGCAGAATATAGGCGTTATTTTTCAGGATTATACCCGCTTCAAAATGTCGGCTGGTGTCAACATTGCCGTGGGCGATATTGACGAGCGAACCAACCAGCCACGCATTGAAACATCAGCGCAACGCAGTCTGGCGGATACGGTTATCGCGAAGCTGGCCGGTGGCTATGATCAGCAGTTAGGCCGGTCGTTCAACAAGGGTGTTGAATTGTCGGGGGGCGAGTGGCAGAAAGTAGCGCTGGGTAGAGCCTATATGCGTGATGCACAACTGGTTATTCTTGACGAGCCGACGGCGGCTCTCGACGCGCGGGCGGAGTACGAAGTCTTTCAGCGTTTTGCCAAGCTAACCGAAGGACGCTCATCCGTGATTATTTCGCACCGGTTCAGTACCGTCCGTATGGCCGACCGAATCCTGGTGTTAGAAAACGGAACGCTGCTCGAAATTGGTAGTCATTACGAACTGCTTGAAAAAGATGGGCGGTACGCTGAACTGTTCGGTTTGCAAGCGAGAGGGTATCAATAG
- a CDS encoding AAA family ATPase: MFRYLTADSRMSNQQTIQNLYIPGDLDREFPMAPHFVQAFGSYPNYLHFNDDFKPSARALLEERGFNQINLSSRVTDDGWHTVERIYQHSDGVILKAEFVGERFFRLYGFYRDEQSARNLLDGFQAHKYVHEDNQTHIYLIQSGLGGLHTERVDIVPPDINLELFYNDDFPPVHERLVTLLGQPKSKGLMLLHGEPGTGKTTYIKYLSSLVKKDMLILPPYMTNYLTSPEIIPFLLDNKDSVLIIEDAERILQSREAGGDTNSVSNILNLTDGLLADCMHIQVIATFNASKHLLDKALLRKGRLMVDYAFGKLSASKANELLAHLGMDFQTKEPMTLADIFNMEAQTVSGERQEVKMGF, from the coding sequence ATGTTCCGCTATCTGACGGCCGATAGTCGTATGTCAAATCAACAAACCATTCAAAACTTGTACATACCCGGCGACCTCGACCGTGAATTTCCGATGGCTCCGCACTTTGTGCAAGCCTTTGGCAGTTATCCGAATTACCTGCATTTTAATGACGATTTTAAGCCGTCGGCGCGCGCATTGCTCGAAGAGCGGGGCTTTAATCAGATCAATCTGTCATCGCGCGTTACGGATGATGGGTGGCATACTGTAGAACGAATCTATCAACACAGCGATGGTGTCATTCTGAAAGCGGAATTTGTGGGGGAACGCTTCTTTCGGTTGTATGGCTTCTACCGCGACGAACAAAGCGCACGGAACCTGCTCGATGGCTTTCAGGCGCATAAGTACGTTCATGAAGATAATCAGACGCACATCTATTTGATCCAGAGCGGCTTAGGGGGGCTCCATACCGAACGGGTCGATATCGTACCCCCTGACATTAATCTGGAACTGTTCTACAACGACGATTTTCCGCCGGTGCATGAACGTCTGGTGACGCTGCTCGGTCAGCCCAAGAGTAAAGGACTGATGCTGCTTCACGGCGAGCCAGGAACGGGTAAAACGACGTATATCAAGTATTTAAGCTCATTGGTCAAGAAGGATATGCTTATTCTGCCTCCTTACATGACCAATTACCTCACATCGCCGGAGATTATACCGTTTTTGCTCGATAACAAAGACTCCGTGCTCATCATTGAGGATGCCGAACGTATCCTGCAATCGCGTGAGGCCGGTGGTGATACAAACAGCGTGTCAAATATCCTGAACCTGACCGATGGCCTACTGGCCGATTGTATGCATATTCAGGTGATTGCTACCTTCAACGCCAGCAAGCACCTACTCGATAAAGCGCTGCTTCGCAAAGGTCGCCTGATGGTTGACTACGCCTTTGGGAAGCTATCCGCTTCGAAAGCCAATGAGCTGTTGGCGCACCTCGGCATGGATTTCCAGACCAAAGAGCCGATGACGCTGGCCGATATTTTTAATATGGAAGCGCAAACGGTTTCGGGCGAGCGGCAGGAAGTGAAGATGGGATTCTAA
- a CDS encoding PorP/SprF family type IX secretion system membrane protein, with the protein MSVCIYRKLCFLLIAGCALLAAQPVLAQREVLYSQYLVNPLSINPAYAGSRESFHLSAFLRRKWISARAAPLTQSVSGDGAIDNGRIGLGFQALNDRMGLLAATGVYGSVAYRFNLPALAKLSVGVQGGVNVLPVYDFTSASSLNRAVGSFGVGIYYQAEHFFGGISIPEVVSRGVNLAGQTFYPAVRPIMVNVGTKLEIDEGTVLIPSILVSKIEDRPLGIDVNARIWFGEEFGLGLSYRRNSPGIISTNYLQALAEYQLTKSIRLGYIFNSQTPESPLSNQYYEKSVHEIMFRFSPGLLKFSY; encoded by the coding sequence ATGTCTGTTTGTATCTATAGGAAACTTTGTTTTTTGCTTATTGCTGGCTGTGCGTTGCTGGCTGCTCAGCCGGTTCTGGCCCAGCGGGAAGTGCTTTACTCACAGTATCTGGTCAATCCATTAAGTATCAATCCGGCCTACGCGGGTAGCCGGGAATCGTTTCATTTGTCCGCCTTTCTGCGTCGTAAATGGATCTCTGCCCGTGCTGCCCCGCTTACACAAAGCGTTTCGGGGGACGGAGCCATCGACAATGGCCGCATCGGGTTAGGCTTTCAGGCGTTGAATGACCGAATGGGGCTGTTGGCCGCTACGGGCGTTTACGGCAGCGTGGCCTACCGATTCAATTTACCCGCGCTCGCTAAATTGTCGGTTGGAGTGCAGGGCGGTGTGAACGTGCTGCCCGTGTACGATTTCACCAGTGCGTCGAGTCTAAATCGTGCTGTCGGAAGCTTTGGCGTGGGTATTTACTACCAGGCTGAGCATTTCTTTGGGGGTATTTCCATACCCGAAGTTGTGTCGCGGGGCGTGAACCTGGCGGGCCAAACATTCTATCCGGCGGTGCGGCCCATTATGGTGAATGTAGGTACAAAGCTGGAAATTGACGAAGGAACCGTATTGATTCCGTCCATTCTGGTCTCCAAAATTGAGGATAGACCGTTGGGCATCGACGTGAACGCACGCATATGGTTCGGCGAGGAGTTTGGGCTTGGATTATCGTACCGGCGAAATAGTCCCGGTATCATCTCGACGAATTATTTGCAGGCACTCGCCGAATATCAATTGACAAAATCGATCCGGCTCGGCTACATATTCAATTCACAAACGCCCGAAAGTCCACTGTCTAACCAATATTACGAAAAAAGCGTACACGAAATTATGTTTCGTTTTTCGCCAGGTTTACTTAAGTTTTCGTACTAA
- a CDS encoding Gfo/Idh/MocA family protein, giving the protein MKSIDNLFDLLNQTTSSPVSRQQFLKTAGRGLAVGAVGSTLVGCDKKSETTASSAPATVDTPSGPVPKLPATSPPAEVPADSTKPIELEQIKAKTEQQEGSTPTPLTADQRVGYAIVGLGHLTLDQILPAFGAAKKSKVVALVSGSPEKMKKVAAQYGVKKESCYSYADYDKLRDNKEVQAIYIVLPNGMHAEYTIRGAQAGKHILCEKPMANSAQECQAMIDACKKADRKLMIAYRIQYEPHHRIVRDMIQDGQFGKVKSIMANNGQNSDNPDHWRFKKTLAGGGSLPDVGLYCLNTIRYLLGEEPTEVVGYIHSTPNDPRFKEVEEQVNWLMKFPSGIQTSCATSYGHHDDKNYKVLADTGWIKMDPAFPYTGLQLETSQAQGKENQIVQHKISDVDQFATEMDHFSECVLENKVPFTPGEEGLQDQKIMEAIYQSAREGRPVRLAAVNKKDAFRGPMPKES; this is encoded by the coding sequence ATGAAATCCATTGATAACCTGTTTGATTTACTCAACCAGACAACTTCATCACCCGTATCACGGCAACAATTTCTTAAAACGGCTGGCCGTGGCCTGGCGGTTGGTGCCGTAGGTAGCACTCTGGTCGGATGCGATAAAAAGTCGGAAACGACGGCTTCATCGGCTCCGGCCACGGTTGACACACCCAGCGGTCCGGTGCCCAAATTACCAGCGACATCACCACCAGCCGAAGTACCCGCCGATTCTACAAAACCCATTGAACTCGAACAGATAAAAGCCAAAACCGAACAGCAGGAAGGGTCAACGCCAACGCCTTTAACCGCCGACCAGCGGGTTGGCTACGCAATCGTCGGACTCGGTCACCTGACACTCGACCAGATCCTGCCCGCTTTCGGTGCTGCTAAAAAGTCGAAGGTCGTTGCGTTAGTGAGTGGTAGCCCCGAAAAAATGAAGAAGGTGGCCGCCCAGTACGGTGTCAAAAAAGAAAGTTGCTACAGCTACGCCGATTACGATAAGCTCCGTGACAATAAAGAGGTACAGGCCATTTACATTGTGCTTCCCAACGGTATGCACGCGGAATACACCATCCGGGGGGCGCAGGCGGGTAAGCACATTCTTTGCGAAAAACCAATGGCTAACAGTGCGCAGGAATGTCAGGCAATGATCGATGCCTGCAAGAAAGCGGATCGAAAGCTGATGATTGCCTACCGCATTCAGTACGAACCCCACCACCGGATTGTGCGCGATATGATTCAGGACGGTCAGTTCGGCAAGGTGAAATCGATCATGGCAAATAATGGGCAAAACTCGGACAACCCTGATCACTGGCGGTTCAAGAAAACTCTAGCTGGTGGCGGCTCACTACCCGATGTTGGCTTGTACTGCCTGAACACGATCCGGTATTTGCTGGGTGAAGAGCCAACCGAAGTTGTGGGTTACATTCACAGCACACCCAACGATCCACGTTTTAAGGAGGTAGAGGAACAGGTCAACTGGCTGATGAAATTTCCGAGTGGTATACAAACCAGTTGCGCAACCAGTTACGGTCACCACGACGATAAGAACTACAAAGTTTTGGCCGATACAGGATGGATCAAAATGGACCCAGCCTTTCCGTATACGGGTTTACAGCTCGAAACGAGTCAAGCGCAGGGTAAAGAAAACCAGATTGTTCAGCATAAGATCAGTGATGTAGATCAGTTTGCGACCGAAATGGATCACTTTTCAGAATGCGTCCTGGAAAACAAAGTACCATTCACCCCCGGCGAAGAAGGCCTTCAGGACCAAAAAATCATGGAAGCCATTTACCAGTCGGCGCGGGAAGGTCGCCCGGTTAGGCTAGCTGCTGTTAATAAGAAAGACGCCTTTAGAGGACCTATGCCAAAAGAGTCATAA
- a CDS encoding OmpA family protein, translating to MITFRLVDAETYAPVSGGQLRVTDEKTQQVLHVEYDSISRRFSVSVLPGTSLNSVASASGYLSTRMRLSNLNSVQELTIKLIKPKPSMLVVKVFATTIRQPLASAVVVMTSRITGKKEQFTLPAGRLERTFTEPDDLDIQVSADGYTSVSRRLMIDVPPSGKLVEFDAELDKQTLGLVIWAIDNRTNKVVPQARFTLINPGGMSPVTLNAGSEAGQVIAKLTEKGTYQLTTRASGYEESIRAVAIENEQNPVMVRLIAKPPVMDVQPLAISSSLKSMGLNKSGSPTLALSSVKPTAFVDLETGKRIQLNRIYFDQSSPVLRPESYAELDELAAALTLHPSLQIEIRGHTDNQGDFELNTKLSRDRCQSVIDYLIRKGVEKSRLKAVGRGPLDPLAPNNNEENRKKNRRVEFVVL from the coding sequence ATGATAACGTTTCGATTGGTTGATGCGGAAACGTACGCGCCTGTTTCGGGGGGACAGCTTCGGGTGACGGACGAAAAAACACAGCAGGTTCTACATGTTGAATACGACAGCATCAGTCGGCGTTTTAGCGTATCAGTACTGCCTGGCACGTCATTAAACAGTGTGGCATCGGCTTCCGGCTATCTATCTACCCGAATGCGCTTGTCGAACCTGAATAGCGTTCAGGAATTAACCATCAAATTGATAAAGCCCAAGCCTAGTATGTTGGTCGTCAAAGTGTTTGCCACGACGATCCGGCAACCGCTGGCATCGGCGGTGGTGGTAATGACTTCGCGGATTACGGGTAAGAAAGAGCAGTTCACGCTTCCCGCCGGACGGCTCGAACGTACGTTTACCGAACCAGACGATCTGGATATTCAGGTTAGCGCGGATGGGTATACGTCTGTCAGCCGACGATTAATGATCGACGTTCCGCCATCGGGAAAGTTAGTTGAATTTGACGCTGAACTGGATAAGCAAACGCTTGGATTAGTGATCTGGGCGATTGACAACCGGACGAATAAAGTTGTTCCGCAGGCTCGATTTACGCTGATCAACCCCGGTGGAATGTCGCCCGTTACACTCAATGCTGGCTCGGAAGCGGGACAGGTAATCGCGAAGTTGACCGAGAAAGGAACCTATCAACTGACTACGCGGGCCAGTGGCTACGAAGAGTCGATACGGGCGGTCGCCATCGAAAATGAACAAAATCCGGTAATGGTTCGCTTGATCGCTAAGCCGCCTGTAATGGATGTGCAGCCGCTTGCCATATCGAGTAGCCTGAAATCAATGGGGTTGAATAAATCTGGCTCACCTACTTTGGCATTGTCGTCGGTTAAACCAACCGCCTTTGTCGACTTGGAAACGGGCAAACGAATTCAACTTAATCGCATTTATTTTGATCAAAGCAGTCCGGTTTTACGGCCTGAGTCCTACGCTGAACTGGATGAATTGGCTGCTGCCCTAACGCTACATCCGTCATTACAAATTGAAATTCGCGGTCATACGGACAATCAGGGAGATTTCGAGTTAAACACCAAACTTTCCCGCGACCGATGCCAGTCGGTGATTGATTACCTGATTCGTAAAGGAGTCGAAAAAAGTAGGCTGAAAGCGGTCGGGCGCGGACCGTTGGACCCACTAGCTCCCAACAACAACGAAGAGAACCGAAAGAAAAATCGGCGGGTGGAGTTTGTCGTGCTGTAG
- a CDS encoding low affinity iron permease family protein, with protein MKSNRFTNFFEKAASKATQATGSSTAFLLALLTVIIWLVSGPIFGYSDTWQLVINTGTTIITFLMVFLIQKAQNKDSLAMQIKLNELLAVNRKASNRLLNVEDLTEAELRSLHEFFGRLAERAKVEATLSESHSVEEAEEIHEDKREELENRKQERQREKKTKKQPVTPM; from the coding sequence ATGAAATCGAACAGATTCACCAATTTCTTTGAAAAAGCAGCCTCAAAGGCAACGCAGGCCACCGGCTCGTCAACGGCCTTTTTGCTGGCTTTATTAACGGTCATCATCTGGCTTGTATCCGGGCCAATCTTTGGCTATTCGGATACATGGCAGTTGGTGATCAATACCGGTACCACGATCATTACGTTTCTGATGGTATTCCTGATCCAGAAAGCACAGAACAAAGACTCGCTAGCCATGCAGATCAAACTAAACGAGCTGCTCGCCGTGAACCGAAAAGCCAGCAACCGGTTACTGAACGTTGAAGACTTGACCGAAGCGGAACTCCGCTCTCTGCATGAGTTTTTCGGACGACTTGCCGAGCGCGCCAAAGTTGAAGCAACATTATCGGAATCTCATTCGGTTGAGGAAGCCGAAGAGATTCACGAGGACAAGCGCGAAGAATTGGAAAACCGGAAACAGGAACGTCAACGCGAAAAGAAAACCAAGAAACAGCCGGTTACACCAATGTAA